From the genome of Thermoleophilaceae bacterium, one region includes:
- the grxD gene encoding Grx4 family monothiol glutaredoxin gives MTNQEIHDFLQNAIDENRVMLFMKGTPDAPRCGFSMRTSAALNAMGVQYAAMDILPDPRIREELSAISGWPTIPQLFIDKKLVGGCDIVLEMYESGELAQALGVEQPKEEPRAPEAEAPQTAPLGLENRLS, from the coding sequence ATGACCAACCAGGAGATCCACGACTTCCTTCAGAACGCGATCGACGAGAACCGCGTGATGCTGTTCATGAAGGGCACGCCCGACGCGCCCCGCTGCGGCTTCTCGATGCGCACCTCCGCGGCGCTCAACGCCATGGGCGTGCAGTACGCGGCGATGGACATCCTGCCCGACCCCCGCATCCGCGAGGAGCTCTCGGCGATCTCCGGCTGGCCGACGATCCCGCAGCTCTTCATCGACAAGAAGCTCGTCGGCGGCTGCGACATCGTGCTCGAGATGTACGAGTCGGGCGAACTGGCGCAGGCGCTCGGGGTGGAGCAGCCAAAGGAAGAGCCGCGGGCGCCCGAGGCAGAGGCACCGCAGACTGCTCCGCTCGGTCTAGAGAACCGGTTGAGCTAG
- a CDS encoding BolA family transcriptional regulator, with the protein MPTPEELKTRIESALPGSTATVEDLTGGGDHFRAEVVSDRFEGMSRIEQHQLVYGIFGDEVGGAIHALSIKTSTPGGTR; encoded by the coding sequence ATGCCCACGCCTGAAGAGCTGAAAACACGCATCGAGAGCGCGCTACCGGGATCTACGGCGACCGTGGAGGACCTCACGGGCGGCGGCGATCACTTCCGCGCCGAGGTGGTTTCGGACCGTTTCGAGGGGATGTCCCGCATCGAGCAGCACCAGCTCGTTTACGGCATCTTCGGTGACGAGGTGGGTGGGGCGATCCACGCCCTTTCGATCAAGACTTCGACCCCGGGGGGCACCCGATGA